From the Criblamydia sequanensis CRIB-18 genome, the window CTATCGTTGTCGAAGAAATCACTAAAATTGCAGAGGAAGCTGGCGCTTATGCGATAGCTGTCCACGCAAGGACAAGAGAGCAAGGCTATCATGGACCTGCCAGATGGGACTTTATTACAAGGGCTGTTAAAGCAAGAAATAATATTTTAGTGATTGGCAATGGAGATCTTTTTTCTCCGGAAGCGGCTTCCGATATGATCCAAGCCACCGGCTGCGATGCTCTTTTAGTTTCAAGAGGCATCATGGGCAATCCCTGGATTGCAGAAGACATCTTCCATTATTTTAATGGCGAATCTCCGAAAAAACGAACTTTCCTCGATCGAAAAGAAGCTCTTTTAGAACACTTGGATTTTGCAGCTAATTACTATGAATCTAAAAAAGCTGCTATTGAAATGCGTAAAGTCGGCTGCTGGTACATCAAAGATGCCGGGGGCGCAAGAGCCTTTCGCGGGCTTGTTACTAAGGCTGAAAGCGTTGAAGAAATGCGAAAACTTATAGAAGAACACCCATTTACTGCAGAATAAGAATGGCCGAGCTTTTTGAAATGCATGTTATAGCAAAAGGAAAAGTGCAAGGCGTCTTTTTTAGAGCCACCACTAAAAAACACGCCGATCAGTTGGGCCTTTTTGGCTCTGTTAAAAATCTTTCAGATGGCTCTGTTGAAATTATAGCTCAAGGGCCCAAAGAAAAGTTAGAAGAACTTCTTCGACTTTTAAAAGTGGATGCCCACCCGGCTAGCGTCTACGAATTTGACCTTCATTATCGACCCATTCATCAAAAAAAAGAATCTTTCCTAATTTTACGTTAGCTTCTCATTCCTTGGACTTTAACCTGATGGCTCAAAAATAGAGCCGCTCGCCTTAAGATAGTTGGTTCATCTACAGGATGAGAGTCTATCGAATTTGAAAAGCATCACAGGTTTCATTTATTTTTCATCTTCCCATTCAAATATTTCATTAAAAAAAAGAAAATTTGATAAAGTGCATAAATTGTAACCTTTCGGGTTTGTAAAGGAGAAGGCTTGTGCAGGAAGAAGATGATTCCCTTCTTGGCTATCAGGATATATATAAAACGGTTATTCCGGACCT encodes:
- the dusB gene encoding tRNA dihydrouridine synthase DusB, translated to MNYSHFTKPIKIGKATLPNRIFYSPLAGCSDFPFRKMSAKYKPGLQYCEMVKMDALVRNDENTFRILDYDQSMRPIGAQLCGSKPEYAAESARRIEDLGFDVIDLNCGCPVDKVTKDGSGSGLLKNPEKIGAIIRKMVEAVSIPVTIKIRAGWDDDSIVVEEITKIAEEAGAYAIAVHARTREQGYHGPARWDFITRAVKARNNILVIGNGDLFSPEAASDMIQATGCDALLVSRGIMGNPWIAEDIFHYFNGESPKKRTFLDRKEALLEHLDFAANYYESKKAAIEMRKVGCWYIKDAGGARAFRGLVTKAESVEEMRKLIEEHPFTAE
- a CDS encoding acylphosphatase — its product is MAELFEMHVIAKGKVQGVFFRATTKKHADQLGLFGSVKNLSDGSVEIIAQGPKEKLEELLRLLKVDAHPASVYEFDLHYRPIHQKKESFLILR